TAGTCGAAGAGGCGTTTCATGCTGTCTGCCGACCCCTCGAGCAGCAACGTGTCGCCCATGCGCAGCCGCACATTGTCGAAGCTGCCGGGCAGGCCCTCGCCACGCCGGTGGATGGCGAGAATGTAAGCGCCATAGAGGCGCCGCAGATTTAGGTCTGCGACCCGGCGGCCGAGAAAACGCGACTGCGGGCCCACCACGCCTTCCATAATGACGGTCTCCCGCGCACCGATCGGCTCGATGGCGTGCACTTCCTTGCGCCCGAAGGCGACGTCGCCCGCCTCTCGAAGCCCCAGCATGTCCCCGACCTTGCTGCGGACAACCACGCGGTCGCCTGGTTGCAGCAGGGCTTCGGCCATGGCCATTCCGAGAGAGCGCTCGTCGCGAATCAAATCAACGACGCGCAAGCCCCGCGCCTCTGAAAAGCCGGCGTCCTTCAAGTGTTTGCCAACGAGAGGGGAATCGAGCGGCACCAGGACGTCTGCCAGAAAATGCCGGTCCTCGGAACGCGGCAGGATATCGGACAGGATTTCCCGATCGGGTAACAGCCAGCGGCCGACCGACACCAGATAGACAATGCCGACAAAGCCCATGATGAGACCGGCTGCCGTGATTTCAAACATCCCGAAGGGCGCCATGCCATGCTCCTGGGCGACACCGTCGACCAGAAGGTTGGTCGATGTCCCGATAAGCGTTGTAGAGCCACCGAAGATGCTGGCGAAGGACAAGGGGATCAGCAGCTTGGAGGGGCGTATGCCCATTGCTTGCGCGAGGCCGATGACGACCGGCGTCAGGATCACCACTACCGGAGTATTGTTGATGAAGGCAGATAGGAGCATCACGCTGCCGAGGAGCACGACCGTCGACAACAGAGGCGTACGCCCGCCAGCGCGGCCGACGGCGCGGCCGAGGCTATCGATCACGCCGGTCCGCTCCAGCGCGGCGCTGAGGACGAACATCGCGGCAATGGTAAAGGGCGCCGGATTGCTGAACACACTCAGCACATCGGCGGTAGAGAGAATTCCGGTGACTAACAGCACGCCGACCGCGCAGAGCGCAACGATGTCAGGCGGCATCCGCTCGCGCACAAAGCCGAAAAAAACCAAGACGACGAGCAGCAGGACGACAGCAATCTGCAGGGCCGGCCAATCAATGAATTGCATGCGCACTCACCTTCTCAGCGTCCACCCCGCCCGGAAACGGCTGCCCGAACCGTTAGCAGTGTCTGGGCCGATTATCACTTGGCGCCAAGTGACAGTCCATCGCCATAAATGTCACTGCGGGAATGCGGGTTCTTGCGGTACAACCGCAGTAGGCGCCTTGTGGGATGGCCCGGCGGAGAGCTAGCCGGTGCGCGCTTCGGCCTTCGTGGAGCGCTCCCTTCGCACCCGCTCCGGCGGCAGGGTGAAGGTGACCGTGGTCCCTCTGCCGACTTCGCTCTCCAGCTTCAGCCTGCCGCCGTGCAAGTCGACGAGCTGATTGACGATGGAAAGGCCCAGGCCGGTGCCCTCCTGCAGCAACGTCCTGTCACCCGCCACCTGCTCGAAAGGATGCAGGACGCGCTCCAAGTCGCACGCGGGGATGCCCATCCCGGTATCGGCGACGAAGATATCGAGCGCCCCATCGGCTACCGGCCGGGCGCCGACGACGATACGCCCGCCCGCCGGCGTATGCCGCACCGCGTTGGACAGCAGATTGATGAGGATCTGGCGCAGAGCCCGGCCGTCGGCCAGGATGACGTGTCCGGCGGCCTCGCTTTCGACCGCGAGATCCAGCCCGCAGTTGGCGCAGTTCTCGCGGAACATGGCGGCACTCTCGTCCAGCGCGTCGACCACCGGGAACCAGTTTTCGTTGAGCTCCACGGCGCCGGCTTCGATGCGCGAGATATCCAGCAGATCGTTGATGAGCGAAAGCAGGTGACGCGCCGACACGCGAATATCCTGCAGGTATTCCTGATAGCGCGCCGAGCCGATCTTGCCGAAGGTCTCCGCCAGGATCACCTCGGAGAAGCCGAGGATGGCGTTCAATGGCGTGCGCAGCTCATGGCTCATGTTCGCCAGAAAGGCGGATTTTGAGCGGTTGGCCTCCTCTGCACGCAGCCGCGCCTCGTGCTCGTCCCGCTTGGAGCGCTCCATCGCCTCGGCCATGACGTTGAAAGAGGTTTGCAGGTCGCGCACCTCCTCCGGCACCAACGCGCCCTCACTCACCGGCGTGCGCGCCTCGGCATTGCCGGCGGCCATGCGCCGGGCGGCCTGGGAAACCGCACGCAGGGGCCGCGTCATGTAGTAAGCCACCAGCACTCCGATGAGCAATGCGACCCCCACGCCGATGGCGACGACGATCAAGGCCGACCGGCTGACCTGCTCCGCCCGGTCGCGCAATTCATCGATCGGCTGCGTCACCAGAACGCCCCAGCCGATCCCCTCGACCCTCGTGTACGCCGCCACCATCTCCGTATTCATCAGCGGTTCGTCGAAGATCGCGACGCCGGCCTCGCCATGCAGGACGGCCTGCACCGGCGCCACACCGGAAAGGTCGTGCATCTCATCGCGCCACGCGCCGTGAGGATGCGCCAGCACCCGCCCGGTCTGGTCGACGATCACGGCGTGTCCCTGCCGGCCGAAGACGATGCTCTGCGCCAGTCCGACAAAGAGGTCCGTGTAGAGCGCACCCACCACCAGCCTGCCGTCATGCTCCATCGCAAGGTAGATGGTCGGCGATCCGTCGGGACCCATCGTTACCGGGCTCATGGCGGCCCCCTCGGCCGGAACGAGGGAGCGAAAAAACTCGAAGGTCTCGGGGGACAGCCTCTCCGGGCAGCGGTTATCGAAGCTGTCGATGCGCAGTGCAATCCGCCGGTCACCGGGATCGAACGCGCAGATATTGCGAAAATTGAGATCCTGCAGCAGGGGTTCCGCGCCGTCCAGATGACCGTGTGCGCCCAGGTTGCTGGTCACAAGACGGAAGGTGGCCACCGCGTCGCGATGGTAGTTCGCCAGGGAAAGCCCCAGAGTCTGCGCGATCAGCAGGTGGCGGTCACGAACGTCTTCCAGTTCGCTGGACATCGATTGGGCGTGGGGCCAGGCCCAGAACAACACGAGCGGGACCACGGTCACCAGACCGAACAGCATCAACAGAAGGTATCGCAGCTTCATGCCCGCTCCCCCCCCAACGGCCCCGCCGGTCAATGCCTCCGGCGTTACGAACAAGGCCGCGCCATTCTGCGTGGCGCCGGCGCTCTCCCTGTTCTTCGGGCCTGTCCGAAATCCCTGCTCAGGGCGCTTACGTAGCGCACAGTATAGAATGCTTTTTCGGGAACTTCTTCCTTTCCTGTCAGCCGCGGGACGATTCTTGGGGTCTCCTTCGCCTCCCGCGACCATGCCGCAGCGCAATGGAAACTGGGAGCTGTGGTCGGCGCCGATCACCCCTCCCGCCGATCAACCCTTCCCGTGGTCCCGGCGCAGACCGGCGAGAAGAGGTCCTCGGCGGGCTTGTAGCCCCTTGGCGCCGGGAGCTATGCTCCCGGCGCTTTTACAACCAGACCATACATGTTTGATGGAGGATCCGCCCTATGGCAGGAGAAGTGGACGCCCGGCTCGCCGAACTGGGGATCGATGTGCCGGAGGCCGCCGCCCCGGTCGCCAACTACGTCGGCTATGTGCAGACCGGAAACCTGGTTTTCATCTCCGGGCAGGTTCCCATCAAGGACGGCAAGTTCCAGTACCAGGGCAAGCTGGGCGAGAGCATGTCGGTGGAGGACGCCCAGGCGGCAGCGCGCCTTTGCGCCATTAACGTCATCGCCCAGGCCAAGGCCGCCTGCGGCGGCGATCTGGACCGGGTGGCGCGGGTGGTCAAACTGACCGGTTTCGTCAACTCGACCGGTGACTTCAACGACCAGCCGAAGGTGGTTAACGGCGCCTCCGACTTCATGGTGGAGGTCTTTGGCGACAAGGGCCGCCATTCCCGCGCCGCCGTCTCCGCCGCCTCCCTGCCCGCCGGCGTCGCCGTCGAGGTCGAGGCCGTGGTGGAAATCAACTAACAGAAACCGGCCGGCGGCCACGCCCCTTGACGGGGCGAACGGCCGCCGGGCCAAATAGAGATCATGCCAGACACAACCAGCAAGCTGCCCGC
The sequence above is drawn from the Pelagibius sp. CAU 1746 genome and encodes:
- a CDS encoding SLC13 family permease; its protein translation is MQFIDWPALQIAVVLLLVVLVFFGFVRERMPPDIVALCAVGVLLVTGILSTADVLSVFSNPAPFTIAAMFVLSAALERTGVIDSLGRAVGRAGGRTPLLSTVVLLGSVMLLSAFINNTPVVVILTPVVIGLAQAMGIRPSKLLIPLSFASIFGGSTTLIGTSTNLLVDGVAQEHGMAPFGMFEITAAGLIMGFVGIVYLVSVGRWLLPDREILSDILPRSEDRHFLADVLVPLDSPLVGKHLKDAGFSEARGLRVVDLIRDERSLGMAMAEALLQPGDRVVVRSKVGDMLGLREAGDVAFGRKEVHAIEPIGARETVIMEGVVGPQSRFLGRRVADLNLRRLYGAYILAIHRRGEGLPGSFDNVRLRMGDTLLLEGSADSMKRLFDYKELVNLTQPTGRPLRRDKAPIAILAVLLVMGLSAFEFLPIAALALLAATGVVALRCLDAEEAYASVRWNILMLIFGMLAIGLAMEKTGAALTIVQSLAIVAGMLGPLAVLSAVYLITSILTEIMSNNAAAILLTPIAAGIAVQLGVDPRPFVVAVMFAASASFATPIGYQTNTFVYSAGGYRFADFVKVGLPLNVILWAVATMIIPIFWPVS
- a CDS encoding sensor histidine kinase, translating into MKLRYLLLMLFGLVTVVPLVLFWAWPHAQSMSSELEDVRDRHLLIAQTLGLSLANYHRDAVATFRLVTSNLGAHGHLDGAEPLLQDLNFRNICAFDPGDRRIALRIDSFDNRCPERLSPETFEFFRSLVPAEGAAMSPVTMGPDGSPTIYLAMEHDGRLVVGALYTDLFVGLAQSIVFGRQGHAVIVDQTGRVLAHPHGAWRDEMHDLSGVAPVQAVLHGEAGVAIFDEPLMNTEMVAAYTRVEGIGWGVLVTQPIDELRDRAEQVSRSALIVVAIGVGVALLIGVLVAYYMTRPLRAVSQAARRMAAGNAEARTPVSEGALVPEEVRDLQTSFNVMAEAMERSKRDEHEARLRAEEANRSKSAFLANMSHELRTPLNAILGFSEVILAETFGKIGSARYQEYLQDIRVSARHLLSLINDLLDISRIEAGAVELNENWFPVVDALDESAAMFRENCANCGLDLAVESEAAGHVILADGRALRQILINLLSNAVRHTPAGGRIVVGARPVADGALDIFVADTGMGIPACDLERVLHPFEQVAGDRTLLQEGTGLGLSIVNQLVDLHGGRLKLESEVGRGTTVTFTLPPERVRRERSTKAEARTG
- a CDS encoding RidA family protein; protein product: MAGEVDARLAELGIDVPEAAAPVANYVGYVQTGNLVFISGQVPIKDGKFQYQGKLGESMSVEDAQAAARLCAINVIAQAKAACGGDLDRVARVVKLTGFVNSTGDFNDQPKVVNGASDFMVEVFGDKGRHSRAAVSAASLPAGVAVEVEAVVEIN